A stretch of Paracoccus sp. MA DNA encodes these proteins:
- a CDS encoding ABC transporter ATP-binding protein, with product MTAAASVRGRAWVGEAPLFAPVELRLEGAGWTCLLGPSGVGKSTILRLIAGLETGARFQGEVTRDQPVALMAQDPGLIPWLDVTGNVTLGARLRGGLQGSFLSKYPGGRRSGPVKGPLRRGAEPPADPAARAASLIEAVGLTDRAHHLPANLSGGQRQRVALARTLFEDRPLVLLDEPFSALDARTRAQMQDLAARLLEGRTVLLVTHDPAEAARLGDRILLLREQGLSEWPVPAPRPKAAARPYDAPEVLALQAELMRGMMA from the coding sequence ATGACCGCGGCGGCCTCGGTCCGCGGCCGCGCCTGGGTCGGCGAGGCGCCGCTCTTCGCCCCCGTCGAGCTGCGGCTGGAAGGCGCGGGCTGGACCTGCCTGCTCGGCCCTTCGGGCGTCGGAAAGTCCACCATCCTGCGGCTGATCGCCGGGCTGGAGACCGGCGCGCGTTTCCAGGGCGAGGTGACGCGCGACCAGCCCGTGGCGCTGATGGCCCAGGACCCCGGGCTGATTCCCTGGCTCGACGTGACCGGCAATGTCACCCTGGGCGCCCGGCTGCGCGGCGGCCTGCAGGGTTCTTTCTTGTCCAAATATCCCGGGGGACGCCGCAGCGGCCCCGTCAAGGGGCCGCTGCGGCGGGGGGCAGAGCCCCCTGCCGACCCCGCCGCCCGCGCGGCCTCGCTGATCGAAGCGGTGGGCCTGACCGACCGCGCCCATCACCTGCCCGCCAACCTGTCCGGCGGCCAGCGCCAGCGCGTGGCCCTAGCCCGCACCCTGTTCGAGGACCGGCCGCTGGTACTGCTCGACGAGCCCTTCTCGGCGCTCGACGCCCGCACCCGGGCGCAGATGCAGGACTTGGCGGCAAGGCTGCTGGAAGGCCGAACGGTGCTGCTGGTCACCCACGACCCGGCCGAGGCGGCGCGGCTGGGCGACCGCATCCTGCTGCTGCGCGAACAGGGGCTCAGCGAATGGCCCGTCCCCGCGCCGCGCCCGAAAGCCGCCGCCCGGCCCTATGACGCGCCCGAGGTGCTGGCGCTGCAGGCCGAGCTGATGCGGGGGATGATGGCATGA
- a CDS encoding FAD-dependent oxidoreductase has product MTAITILGAGVMGLCIATELAARGTLPRIIDPAGKPGAQACSWRAGGMLAPYCEAESAEPAVLRLGLDAADWWQANGAEVIRRGTLVLAPSRDRAELDRFARLTQAHQPVSAEEIAALEPELAGRFPRGLHFATEAHLNPRAALLALRDRLEAQGIRIETEGTPAGLIVDARGLAARDQLPDLRGVRGEMLVIRCPEVTLTRTIRLLHPRIPLYLVPRGEGVYMIGATMLETGGKYRVTARSAVEMLSAAYALHPGFAEAEILELGSDARPAFPDNLPRLRRRGGTLYANGLYRHGYLLAPAVARMAADYLLEGRKPEFMDEDHP; this is encoded by the coding sequence ATGACCGCGATCACCATCCTGGGCGCCGGGGTGATGGGGCTGTGCATCGCCACCGAACTGGCGGCGCGCGGCACCCTGCCCCGCATCATCGACCCGGCCGGCAAGCCCGGTGCGCAGGCCTGCAGCTGGCGCGCCGGCGGCATGTTGGCGCCCTATTGCGAGGCCGAAAGCGCCGAGCCGGCGGTGCTGCGCCTCGGCCTCGACGCCGCCGACTGGTGGCAGGCGAATGGCGCCGAGGTCATCCGGCGCGGCACGCTGGTCCTCGCCCCCTCGCGGGACCGGGCGGAACTCGACCGCTTCGCCCGGCTGACCCAGGCGCATCAGCCGGTGAGTGCCGAGGAGATCGCCGCGCTGGAGCCGGAACTGGCGGGGCGCTTCCCGCGCGGGCTGCATTTCGCTACCGAGGCGCATCTGAACCCGCGCGCCGCGCTGCTGGCCCTGCGCGACCGGCTGGAGGCGCAGGGCATCCGCATCGAGACGGAGGGCACGCCCGCCGGCCTGATCGTCGATGCGCGCGGGCTGGCGGCCCGCGACCAGCTTCCCGACCTGCGCGGCGTGCGCGGCGAGATGCTGGTGATCCGCTGCCCGGAAGTGACGCTGACCCGCACCATCCGCCTGCTGCATCCGCGCATCCCCCTGTATCTCGTGCCGCGCGGCGAGGGCGTCTACATGATCGGCGCCACGATGCTGGAAACCGGCGGCAAGTATCGCGTCACCGCGCGCTCGGCCGTCGAGATGCTGTCGGCCGCCTATGCCCTGCATCCCGGCTTCGCCGAGGCCGAGATCCTGGAGCTTGGCTCGGACGCGCGGCCCGCCTTTCCCGACAACCTGCCCCGCCTGCGCCGGCGCGGCGGCACGCTTTACGCAAACGGCCTTTACCGCCACGGCTATCTTCTGGCCCCCGCCGTGGCCCGCATGGCCGCCGATTACCTTCTCGAGGGCCGGAAACCGGAGTTCATGGATGAAGATCACCCTTAA
- the thiS gene encoding sulfur carrier protein ThiS has protein sequence MKITLNGEARDLTGPTVQDALAEIGLGAAKVATALNGAFLPAAARPATTLKDGDALEVVAPMQGG, from the coding sequence ATGAAGATCACCCTTAACGGAGAGGCGCGCGACCTGACCGGCCCGACCGTGCAGGATGCGCTGGCCGAGATCGGATTGGGCGCGGCCAAGGTGGCGACGGCGCTGAACGGCGCTTTCCTGCCCGCCGCCGCCCGGCCCGCAACCACGCTGAAGGATGGCGACGCGCTAGAAGTCGTGGCGCCGATGCAGGGGGGCTGA
- a CDS encoding ABC transporter substrate-binding protein, producing the protein MKHLTLAAAFALLAQPVLAQDKVTLILDWFVNPDHAPIIVAQEKGFFAEEGLEVEVVAPADPADPPKLVAAGKADYAISYQPQLHLQVHEGLPLKRVGTLVATPLNCLMVKADGPVQTLEDLKGKKIGYSVSGVESALVQAILAHAGLTTGDVEMINVNWSLSPALIAGQVDATIGAYRNFELTQMRLEGAEGRCFFVEESGVPTYDELIFVANPANLDVDRTRRLLHAVERGAQYLVNHPEESWQLFSATAPDLKDELNAEAWKETLPRFSQSPAALDQGRYARFEQFLHEAGLVDSVLPVSDLALDVGAADAEAADAEAADVGAAE; encoded by the coding sequence ATGAAACATCTGACCCTTGCCGCCGCCTTCGCCCTGCTGGCCCAGCCCGTTCTGGCCCAAGACAAGGTCACGCTGATCCTGGACTGGTTCGTGAACCCCGACCACGCCCCGATCATCGTCGCCCAGGAAAAGGGCTTCTTCGCCGAGGAGGGGCTGGAGGTCGAGGTCGTCGCCCCTGCCGATCCCGCCGACCCGCCGAAACTGGTCGCCGCCGGCAAGGCCGATTACGCCATCAGCTACCAGCCGCAGCTGCACCTGCAGGTGCATGAGGGCCTGCCGCTCAAGCGCGTCGGCACGCTGGTCGCGACGCCGCTGAACTGCCTGATGGTCAAGGCCGACGGCCCGGTGCAGACGCTCGAGGATCTCAAGGGCAAGAAGATCGGCTATTCGGTCTCGGGCGTGGAAAGCGCGCTGGTGCAGGCCATCCTGGCCCATGCCGGGCTGACCACCGGCGATGTCGAGATGATCAACGTCAACTGGTCGCTGTCGCCGGCGCTGATCGCCGGCCAGGTCGATGCCACCATCGGCGCCTATCGCAATTTCGAGCTGACGCAGATGCGGCTGGAAGGCGCCGAGGGCCGCTGCTTCTTCGTCGAGGAAAGCGGCGTGCCAACCTATGACGAGCTGATCTTCGTCGCCAATCCGGCCAATCTGGACGTGGACCGCACCCGCCGCCTGCTGCACGCGGTCGAGCGCGGCGCGCAATATCTGGTCAACCACCCCGAGGAAAGCTGGCAGCTGTTCTCGGCCACCGCGCCCGACCTCAAGGACGAGCTGAACGCCGAGGCCTGGAAGGAGACGCTGCCGCGCTTCTCGCAATCGCCCGCGGCGCTGGACCAGGGCCGCTATGCCCGGTTCGAGCAATTCCTGCACGAGGCCGGGCTGGTCGACAGCGTGCTGCCGGTCTCGGACCTGGCCCTGGACGTGGGGGCGGCAGACGCGGAAGCGGCAGACGCGGAAGCAGCAGACGTGGGGGCGGCGGAATGA
- a CDS encoding ABC transporter permease encodes MKTVAALILTVLALWQGVIWLAGMPPFLLPSPAAVAEALWLNRAEIARHAGFTLTEVVLGFALGSALGAALAVAMGFSLRLTGVLRPILTFSQTIPVFALAPILTLWLGFGMAPKIAMTVLIVFFPVASAFLDGLMRTPQAALDLAQVMGAGRIRIMRHLRIPAALPSLATGLRLAAVYAPIGAVIGEWVGGARGLGALMIHANGRMKTDLVFAALLVLSVMTVIFARVVAMALHRLWRRYGA; translated from the coding sequence ATGAAGACCGTCGCCGCGCTGATCCTGACCGTGCTGGCGCTGTGGCAGGGCGTCATCTGGCTGGCGGGCATGCCGCCCTTCCTGCTGCCCTCGCCCGCGGCGGTGGCCGAGGCGCTGTGGCTGAACCGGGCCGAGATCGCCCGCCATGCCGGCTTCACCCTGACCGAGGTGGTGCTGGGCTTCGCGCTCGGCTCGGCGCTCGGCGCGGCGCTCGCCGTGGCGATGGGATTTTCGCTCAGGCTGACCGGCGTTCTGCGGCCGATCCTGACCTTCAGCCAGACCATCCCGGTCTTTGCCCTGGCGCCGATCCTGACCCTGTGGCTGGGCTTCGGCATGGCGCCCAAGATCGCCATGACGGTGCTGATCGTGTTCTTCCCGGTGGCCAGCGCCTTCCTGGACGGGCTGATGCGCACACCGCAGGCGGCGCTGGACCTGGCGCAGGTCATGGGCGCCGGCCGCATCCGCATCATGCGCCACCTGCGCATCCCGGCGGCGCTGCCCAGCCTGGCCACCGGGCTGCGGCTGGCGGCGGTCTATGCGCCCATCGGCGCGGTGATCGGCGAATGGGTCGGCGGCGCGCGCGGCCTGGGGGCGCTGATGATCCATGCCAACGGCCGGATGAAGACCGACCTGGTCTTTGCCGCGCTGCTGGTGCTGTCGGTGATGACGGTGATCTTCGCCAGGGTGGTGGCCATGGCGCTGCATCGGCTCTGGCGGCGATACGGCGCCTAG
- a CDS encoding IS5 family transposase (programmed frameshift) encodes MNLARNLISDDEWTFFEGFIRAVRHPNGRKPADHRLVLNGIFWIARTGAPWRDLPEEFGKWSSVYRQFRRWTLAGLWEDILDALNHAGIAPDKLQMVDSTVIRAHHHAAGAKGGPPKEALGRSRGGFSTKIHLRVNGAGLPMRTEITPGQDSDYTGYDMVMADNLPQPAVLVADRGYDSDKIREDIESRNALPMIPMRRNRRVRKAVDMTIYTLRNMVERCFNKLKNSRRLATRYDKTAESFLGFVDVACIRLWLRHLST; translated from the exons ATGAACTTGGCACGCAACCTGATATCCGACGATGAGTGGACCTTCTTCGAGGGCTTCATTCGTGCCGTCCGGCACCCTAACGGGCGGAAACCTGCGGACCATCGTCTTGTTCTGAATGGTATATTCTGGATCGCAAGGACTGGTGCGCCATGGCGCGATCTGCCCGAAGAGTTTGGCAAGTGGTCCTCGGTCTACCGTCAGTTCCGCCGCTGGACTTTGGCGGGACTGTGGGAGGATATCCTGGATGCGCTGAACCACGCTGGGATCGCGCCAGACAAGCTCCAGATGGTTGATAGCACTGTGATCCGCGCCCATCATCATGCGGCGGGCGCAAAAGGGGGAC CTCCGAAAGAGGCTCTTGGCCGTTCGAGAGGTGGCTTCTCGACCAAGATCCATCTCCGCGTCAACGGCGCAGGCCTCCCGATGAGGACCGAGATCACGCCGGGGCAGGATTCCGACTACACCGGCTATGATATGGTGATGGCCGACAACCTGCCGCAACCAGCAGTTCTGGTCGCCGACAGGGGCTATGACTCTGATAAAATTCGGGAAGACATCGAGAGCCGCAACGCCCTGCCCATGATACCGATGCGAAGGAACCGAAGGGTGCGCAAGGCTGTCGACATGACCATCTACACCCTGCGCAACATGGTCGAGCGCTGCTTCAACAAGCTGAAAAATAGCCGCCGCCTTGCAACCCGCTACGACAAAACCGCCGAAAGCTTCCTTGGCTTCGTCGACGTCGCCTGCATCAGGCTCTGGCTCCGCCATTTGTCAACATGA
- the thiD gene encoding bifunctional hydroxymethylpyrimidine kinase/phosphomethylpyrimidine kinase yields MSGLQPHPIALTIAGSDSGGGAGIQADLKSFSALGVYGASVITAITAQNTRTVAAVEPVSPAMVAAQIDAVFGDLEVRVVKIGMVGGADVITVVADRLAALLADNPVPVVLDPVMVAKSGDALLPDDAVSALREQLIPLATVLTPNLPEAARLLGRPAAATPEEMREQGEALRALGADHVLMKGGHASEDACTDLLVGPQPLTLTAPRQQTPNTHGTGCSLSSAIAAGLAQGMAVPDAVTRAHGWLQGAIAAADELAVGLGHGPVHHFHALWRRT; encoded by the coding sequence ATGTCGGGATTGCAGCCCCATCCCATCGCGCTGACCATCGCCGGCTCGGACAGCGGCGGCGGCGCCGGGATCCAGGCCGACCTGAAAAGCTTCTCGGCCCTCGGGGTCTATGGCGCCTCTGTGATCACGGCGATCACCGCGCAGAACACCCGCACCGTCGCTGCGGTCGAGCCGGTCAGCCCCGCCATGGTCGCGGCGCAGATCGACGCGGTTTTCGGCGATCTCGAGGTGCGCGTGGTCAAGATCGGCATGGTCGGCGGCGCGGATGTAATCACAGTCGTCGCCGACCGGCTGGCGGCGCTGCTGGCGGACAATCCGGTGCCGGTGGTGCTGGACCCGGTGATGGTGGCGAAATCCGGCGACGCGCTTCTGCCGGACGATGCCGTCTCGGCGCTGCGCGAGCAGCTGATCCCGCTGGCGACGGTGCTGACCCCGAACCTGCCCGAGGCGGCGCGGCTTCTGGGTCGCCCCGCCGCCGCGACGCCCGAGGAGATGCGCGAGCAGGGCGAGGCGCTGCGCGCCCTGGGCGCCGACCATGTGCTGATGAAGGGCGGCCATGCCAGCGAGGACGCCTGCACCGACCTGCTGGTCGGGCCGCAGCCGCTGACCCTGACGGCCCCGCGCCAGCAGACGCCCAACACCCACGGCACCGGCTGCTCGCTGTCCTCGGCCATCGCGGCGGGGCTGGCCCAGGGCATGGCGGTGCCCGATGCCGTGACCCGCGCCCATGGCTGGCTGCAAGGCGCCATCGCCGCCGCCGATGAGCTGGCGGTGGGGCTGGGCCACGGCCCGGTGCATCATTTCCACGCGCTCTGGAGACGGACATGA
- a CDS encoding thiazole synthase yields the protein MPVFYGTEVASPLMLGTAQYPSPAIMAEAFRASRAGIATVSLRREGGEGQDFHRLIKELGIPVLPNTAGCHSVREAVTTAQMARELFETPWIKLEVIRDDDTLCPDVIALVEAARLLSEDGFQVFPYCTEDLSVCGRLLDAGCQVLMPWGAPIGSGRGLNNPYGLRSLRAHFPDVPLVVDAGIGLPSHAAQAMELGYDAVLLNTAVAKAGDPVAMARAMALAIEAGQLAHGANPIEARDMAAPSTPLFGMAVLG from the coding sequence ATGCCGGTCTTTTACGGAACCGAAGTCGCAAGCCCGCTGATGCTGGGCACGGCGCAATACCCCTCGCCCGCGATCATGGCCGAGGCGTTCCGCGCCTCGCGCGCCGGTATCGCCACCGTCAGCCTGCGGCGCGAAGGCGGCGAGGGCCAGGATTTCCACCGCCTGATCAAGGAGCTGGGCATCCCCGTCCTGCCCAATACCGCCGGCTGCCATTCGGTGCGCGAGGCGGTGACGACCGCGCAGATGGCGCGCGAGCTGTTCGAGACGCCCTGGATCAAGCTTGAGGTGATCCGCGACGACGACACGCTTTGCCCCGACGTGATCGCGCTGGTCGAGGCGGCGCGGCTGCTGTCCGAGGACGGCTTCCAGGTCTTTCCCTATTGCACCGAAGACCTGTCGGTCTGCGGCCGGCTGCTGGATGCGGGCTGCCAGGTGCTGATGCCCTGGGGCGCGCCCATCGGCTCGGGCCGGGGGCTGAACAATCCTTACGGGCTGCGCAGCCTGAGGGCGCATTTCCCCGATGTGCCGCTGGTCGTGGATGCCGGCATCGGCCTGCCCAGCCATGCGGCGCAGGCGATGGAGCTGGGCTATGATGCGGTGCTGCTGAACACCGCGGTCGCCAAGGCCGGCGATCCGGTGGCCATGGCCCGCGCCATGGCGCTGGCGATCGAGGCCGGGCAGCTGGCGCATGGCGCGAACCCGATCGAGGCCCGCGACATGGCCGCGCCTTCCACCCCCCTCTTCGGCATGGCGGTGCTGGGATGA
- a CDS encoding TenA family protein — MSVAYGHAFAAWRAAAQPDWDAYTRHPFVEGLRDGTLPQSCFLTYLVQDYLFLKNFSRAWALAVVKAGDLDEMRACSATVHTLLDHEMGLHVQTCARAGLGPEVLTDTPEAVTNIAYTRYVLEAGYSGDFLDLLAALMPCVLGYGEIGLRLAQEAAPDTPYREWIDTYAGAEYQAACVSAGALLDSAIRKRLGAAPQESPRWAALSDRFATATRLEVAFWELGGA, encoded by the coding sequence ATGAGCGTCGCCTATGGCCATGCCTTCGCGGCCTGGCGGGCCGCGGCGCAGCCCGACTGGGACGCCTATACCCGGCACCCCTTCGTCGAGGGTCTGCGCGACGGCACCCTGCCGCAATCCTGCTTCCTGACCTATCTGGTGCAGGATTACCTGTTCCTCAAGAACTTCTCGCGCGCCTGGGCGCTGGCGGTGGTCAAGGCCGGCGACCTGGACGAGATGCGGGCCTGTTCCGCCACGGTCCACACGCTGCTGGACCACGAGATGGGCCTGCATGTGCAGACCTGCGCCCGCGCCGGCCTGGGCCCCGAGGTGCTGACCGATACGCCCGAGGCGGTGACCAATATCGCCTATACCCGCTATGTGCTGGAAGCCGGCTATTCGGGCGATTTCCTCGACCTGCTGGCGGCGCTGATGCCCTGCGTGCTGGGCTATGGCGAGATCGGGCTGCGGCTGGCCCAGGAAGCGGCGCCCGACACACCCTATCGCGAATGGATCGACACCTATGCCGGCGCCGAATACCAGGCCGCCTGCGTCTCGGCCGGCGCGCTTCTGGACAGCGCCATCCGCAAGCGGCTGGGCGCGGCGCCCCAGGAAAGCCCCCGCTGGGCCGCCCTGTCGGATCGCTTCGCCACCGCCACCCGGCTCGAAGTCGCCTTCTGGGAGCTGGGCGGCGCATGA
- a CDS encoding response regulator transcription factor produces MTDAPLIAILDDEPEIRRLLSAALEEAGFRTIGFARATEFEAALRRIQPDACLIDLGLPDRDGLALVHRLASESGAAIIIISGRAQVQDRVTGLELGADDYIIKPFEPAEVVARIRARLRRPQRETGAGRQQIRFAGWSADFDRYTLTSPEGAETPISHAEAEVLRLFLDNPRRLISRAQMLETLGGTAGESFDRAMDVRISRLRTKLGEDPKNPRLIKTIYGAGYIFLAELG; encoded by the coding sequence ATGACTGACGCCCCCTTGATCGCCATCCTCGACGACGAACCCGAAATCCGCCGCCTGCTCTCCGCGGCGCTGGAGGAGGCGGGCTTCCGCACCATAGGCTTTGCCCGCGCCACCGAGTTCGAGGCGGCGCTGCGCCGCATCCAGCCCGATGCCTGCCTGATCGACCTGGGCCTGCCCGACCGCGACGGGCTGGCGCTGGTGCACCGGCTGGCCAGCGAATCCGGCGCGGCGATCATCATCATCTCGGGCCGGGCGCAGGTGCAGGACCGGGTGACGGGCCTTGAGCTGGGCGCCGACGACTACATCATCAAGCCCTTCGAGCCGGCCGAGGTCGTGGCCCGCATCCGCGCCCGGCTGCGCAGGCCCCAGCGCGAGACCGGCGCCGGCCGCCAGCAGATCCGCTTCGCCGGATGGTCGGCCGATTTCGACCGCTACACCCTGACCTCTCCCGAGGGGGCCGAGACTCCGATCAGCCATGCCGAGGCCGAGGTCCTGCGGCTGTTCCTCGACAATCCGCGCCGGCTGATCTCGCGCGCGCAGATGCTGGAGACGCTGGGCGGCACGGCGGGCGAAAGCTTCGACCGGGCGATGGATGTGCGCATCTCGCGCCTGCGCACCAAGCTGGGAGAGGACCCGAAGAACCCGCGGCTGATCAAGACGATCTACGGCGCGGGCTATATCTTTCTGGCCGAACTGGGCTAG
- a CDS encoding HesA/MoeB/ThiF family protein, whose translation MNRYVRQMVLPEVGAEGQERIGAAHALVVGAGGLGVPVLQYLAGSGIGRITLIDPDTVEETNLHRQPLYRMKDIGQPKVRAAAQAVARLNPAVEIEALADRLTPLNAPALVAAADVVLDCADSYAASYTLSDACLAAGKPLISASALGLAGYVGGFCGDKRRGGAPSLRALFPDPPDSGQTCATAGVLGPVVGMLGCIQAQMALRLLLGTTPSPLGEFIRFENGRFTQFRFDAAPEATGPRFIAREEIREDDLVIDLRPEEEAPRKATPDALRIPGYGATGPLPDPGQRAVLACRSGLRSWRAADALSRRWDGEITLLALGDDDR comes from the coding sequence ATGAACCGCTATGTCCGCCAGATGGTCCTGCCCGAGGTCGGCGCCGAGGGGCAGGAGCGCATCGGCGCCGCCCATGCGCTGGTCGTCGGCGCGGGCGGGCTGGGCGTGCCGGTGCTGCAATACCTGGCCGGCAGCGGCATCGGCCGCATCACCCTGATCGACCCCGACACGGTCGAGGAGACCAACCTGCACCGGCAGCCGCTCTACCGCATGAAGGATATCGGCCAGCCCAAGGTCCGCGCCGCCGCGCAGGCCGTGGCCCGGCTGAACCCTGCGGTGGAGATCGAGGCGCTGGCGGACCGGCTGACCCCCCTGAACGCGCCGGCGCTTGTAGCGGCGGCGGATGTGGTGCTGGATTGCGCCGACAGCTATGCTGCCAGCTACACGCTTTCGGACGCCTGCCTGGCGGCAGGCAAGCCGCTGATCTCGGCCTCGGCGCTGGGGCTTGCGGGCTATGTCGGCGGCTTCTGCGGCGACAAGCGGCGGGGGGGCGCCCCCAGCCTGCGCGCCCTGTTCCCCGACCCGCCCGACAGCGGCCAGACCTGCGCCACCGCCGGCGTGCTGGGCCCGGTGGTCGGCATGCTGGGCTGCATCCAGGCGCAGATGGCGCTGCGGCTGCTTCTGGGCACCACGCCCTCGCCGCTGGGCGAATTCATCCGCTTCGAGAACGGCCGTTTCACCCAGTTCCGCTTCGACGCCGCGCCCGAGGCGACCGGCCCGCGCTTCATCGCCCGCGAGGAGATCCGCGAGGACGATCTGGTCATCGACCTGCGCCCCGAGGAGGAGGCGCCGCGCAAGGCCACGCCGGACGCGTTGCGCATCCCCGGCTACGGCGCCACCGGCCCGCTGCCCGACCCCGGCCAGCGCGCGGTGCTGGCCTGCCGTTCCGGCCTGCGCTCCTGGCGTGCCGCCGACGCCCTTTCGCGCCGCTGGGACGGCGAAATCACCCTTCTTGCCCTTGGAGACGACGATCGATGA
- a CDS encoding HAD family phosphatase has translation MKSVIFDLGGVLIDWDPALAFADVFTSRTEAEAWMARIDFPGWNRMQDGGRSFAEGLAAARAEHGDEARHLAGYLAAFPVTIEKTVPGSWAVAEALLARGVPLYALTNWSAETWPHALELHPRLGGLFADILVSGQVGVLKPDPAIFQLLMDRNGLRPGDCIFVDDSPANVEGARALGMDGIHFTGAEALGRDLARRGVI, from the coding sequence ATGAAAAGCGTGATCTTCGACCTGGGCGGGGTGCTGATCGACTGGGATCCGGCCTTGGCCTTTGCGGATGTCTTCACCAGCCGGACCGAGGCCGAGGCCTGGATGGCCCGCATCGACTTTCCCGGCTGGAACCGGATGCAGGACGGCGGGCGCAGCTTTGCCGAGGGGCTGGCCGCCGCCCGCGCCGAGCATGGCGACGAGGCGCGGCATCTGGCGGGCTATCTGGCGGCCTTTCCCGTCACCATCGAAAAGACCGTGCCCGGCAGCTGGGCGGTGGCCGAGGCGCTGCTGGCGCGCGGCGTGCCGCTTTATGCGCTGACCAACTGGTCGGCCGAGACCTGGCCGCATGCGCTGGAACTGCATCCCCGCCTGGGCGGGCTGTTCGCCGACATCCTGGTCTCGGGCCAGGTCGGCGTGCTGAAACCCGATCCGGCGATCTTCCAGCTGCTGATGGACCGCAACGGGCTGCGGCCCGGGGACTGCATCTTCGTCGACGACAGCCCGGCCAATGTCGAGGGCGCCCGCGCGCTGGGCATGGACGGGATTCACTTTACCGGCGCCGAGGCGCTGGGCCGGGACCTGGCGCGGCGCGGGGTGATTTGA
- the aroQ gene encoding type II 3-dehydroquinate dehydratase, translating into MPTVYVLNGPNLNLLGQRQPEIYGSTTLADVERDCKALGSELGLDIAFHQSNHEGAIIDLIHEARRSAQAIVINPAAFTHTSVAILDALNAFDGPVIEVHISNVHKRESFRHHSYVSLRAEGVIAGFGIHGYLLALRHVAKLVG; encoded by the coding sequence ATGCCCACCGTCTATGTCCTGAACGGCCCGAACCTGAACCTGCTGGGCCAGCGCCAGCCCGAGATCTATGGCAGCACCACGCTGGCCGACGTGGAGCGCGACTGCAAGGCGCTTGGGTCCGAGCTGGGGCTGGACATCGCCTTCCACCAGTCGAACCACGAGGGCGCGATCATCGACCTGATCCACGAGGCGCGGCGATCGGCCCAGGCCATCGTCATCAACCCGGCCGCCTTCACCCATACCTCGGTGGCGATCCTGGATGCGCTGAACGCCTTCGACGGGCCGGTGATCGAAGTGCATATCTCGAACGTCCACAAGCGCGAGAGCTTCCGGCACCATTCCTATGTCAGCCTGCGCGCCGAGGGGGTGATCGCCGGCTTCGGCATCCACGGCTACCTGCTGGCGCTGCGCCACGTGGCGAAGCTGGTCGGATAG
- a CDS encoding thiamine phosphate synthase, whose protein sequence is MRLPRFYPIFDSSDWLRRALPLGVKLVQIRIKDQPPARLLGELALCQELCREHRATLVVNDHWQAAIDLGCDFIHLGQEDLDTADIPAIRKAGLRLGVSTHDHAELDRALALRPDYVALGPVWPTILKKMKWEQQGLDRVREWRKLVGATPLVAIGGVTPDRAREAFAAGADLASAVTDITLNPDPEGRIREWLRVAA, encoded by the coding sequence ATGAGATTGCCGCGCTTCTACCCGATCTTCGACAGCAGCGACTGGCTGCGCCGCGCCCTGCCTCTGGGCGTGAAGCTGGTGCAGATCCGCATCAAGGACCAGCCCCCCGCCCGGCTCTTGGGCGAGCTGGCGCTGTGCCAGGAGCTGTGCCGCGAACATCGCGCCACGCTGGTCGTCAACGACCACTGGCAGGCCGCCATCGACCTGGGCTGCGACTTCATCCACCTGGGCCAGGAGGATCTGGATACCGCCGACATTCCGGCGATCCGCAAGGCCGGGCTGCGGCTGGGCGTCTCGACCCACGACCATGCCGAACTGGACCGGGCGCTGGCGCTCAGGCCCGATTACGTCGCGCTGGGACCGGTCTGGCCGACGATCCTGAAGAAGATGAAATGGGAACAGCAGGGGCTGGACCGGGTGCGGGAATGGCGCAAGCTGGTCGGCGCGACGCCGCTGGTCGCCATCGGCGGCGTCACCCCGGACCGTGCGCGCGAGGCTTTCGCCGCCGGCGCCGACCTGGCCTCTGCCGTGACCGACATCACGCTCAACCCCGACCCCGAGGGCCGCATCCGCGAATGGCTGCGGGTGGCGGCATGA